A single Loxodonta africana isolate mLoxAfr1 chromosome 12, mLoxAfr1.hap2, whole genome shotgun sequence DNA region contains:
- the FBXL19 gene encoding F-box/LRR-repeat protein 19 isoform X5, giving the protein MDGSGSPRKREAGPSALLTPPMSSSSRGPGAGARRRRTRCRRCRACVRTECGDCHFCRDMKKFGGPGRMKQSCLLRQCTAPVLPHTAVCLLCGEAGKEDTVEGEEEKFGLSLMECTICNEIVHPGCLKMGKAEGVINAEIPNCWECPRCTQEGRTSKKPKPPLASAEGPAVPSPSPQREKLERFKRMCQLLERVPDTSSSSSDSDSDSDSSGTSLSEDEAPSEARNGRRPARGSSGEKENRGGRRAVRPGSGGPLLSWPLGPAPPPRPPQLERHVVRPPPRSPEPDTLPLAAGSDHPLPRAAWLRVFQHLGPRDLCICMRVCRTWSRWCYDKRLWPRMDLSRRKSLTPPMLSGVVRRQPRALDLSWTGVSKKQLMWLLNRLQGLQELVLSGCSWLSVSALGSAPLPALRLLDLRWIEDVKDSQLRELLLPPTDTKPGQTESRGRLQGVAELRLAGLELTDASLRLLLRHAPQLSALDLSHCAHVGDPSVHLLTAPTSPLRETLVHLNLAGCHRLTDHCLPLFRRCPRLRRLDLRSCRQLSPEACARLAAAGPPGPFRCPEEKLLLKDS; this is encoded by the exons ATGGATGGGTCTGGAAGTCCCCGAAAGAGGGAAGCTGGG CCCTCGGCGTTGCTGACGCCCCCAATGTCGTCGAGCagccgggggccgggggccggaGCGCGCCGACGCCGAACCCGCTGCCGCCGCTGCCGGGCCTGTGTGCGAACTGAGTGCGGGGACTGCCACTTTTGCCGAGACATGAAGAAGTTCGGGGGGCCCGGGCGCATGAAGCAGTCGTGCCTGCTCCGGCAGTGCACTGCC CCCGTGCTCCCACACACAGCTGTGTGCCTCTTGTGTGGGGAGGCTGGGAAGGAGGACACggtggagggagaggaggagaaatTTGGTTTGAGCCTCATGGAGTGTACAATCTGCAACGAGATCGTCCACCCTGGCTGCCTGAAG aTGGGGAAGGCTGAGGGTGTCATCAATGCAGAGATCCCCAACTGTTGGGAGTGCCCTCGTTGTACCCAGGAAGGCCGGACCAGCAAG AAACCAAAGCCGCCTTTGGCCTCTGCTGAGGGCCCAGCGGTGCCGTCCCCATCACCACAGAGAGAGAAGCTGGAGCGCTTCAAGCGGATGTGCCAGCTCCTGGAGCGGGTGCCCGATACCTCCTCATCCTCTTCAGACTCGGACTCAGACTCGGACTCATCAGGCACATCGCTGAGTGAGGATGAGGCCCCTAGCGAGGCCCGAAACGGGCGACGGCCCGCCCGGGGCAGCTCAGGAGAAAAGGAGAACCGTGGGGGGCGGAGGGCTGTGCGCCCTGGCAGCGGGGGGCCCCTGCTCAGCTGGCCACTTGGCCCTGCACCACCACCCCGGCCCCCACAGCTGGAACGGCATGTGGTACGGCCACCACCTCGAAGCCCTGAGCCTGACACACTGCCTTTGGCTGCTGGATCCGACCACCCTCTGCCCCGGGCCGCCTGGCTTCGTGTCTTCCAGCACCTCGGGCCCCGTGACCTGTGCATCTGCATGCGAGTCTGCCGGACTTGGAGCCGCTG GTGCTATGACAAGCGTCTGTGGCCTCGAATGGACCTGAGCAGGCGGAAGTCACTGACTCCGCCCATGCTCAGTGGTGTGGTTCGGCGCCAGCCCCGTGCCCTGGACCTCAGCTGGACAGGTGTCTCCAAGAAGCAGCTCATGTGGCTTCTGAACCGACTGCAAG GCCTGCAGGAGCTGGTGCTCTCTGGCTGCTCCTGGCTCTCCGTCTCTGCCCTGGGCTCAGCTCCACTGCCAGCCCTGAGGCTCCTGGACCTCCGCTGGATCGAGGATGTTAAAGACTCCCAGCTCCGCGAGCTGCTGCTGCCTCCAACCGACACCAAACCAG GCCAAACAGAGAGCCGTGGGCGGCTGCAGGGAGTGGCAGAGCTGCGCCTGGCAGGCCTGGAGCTGACTGATGCCTCCCTGCGGCTCCTGCTGCGCCATGCACCCCAGCTGAGTGCCCTGGACCTAAGCCACTGCGCCCATGTCGGGGACCCCAGTGTCCACCTCCTCACAGCCCCCACCTCCCCGCTCCGCGAGACCCTCGTGCACCTCAATCTCGCTG GTTGCCACCGCCTCACGGACCACTGCCTCCCGCTGTTCCGTCGCTGCCCACGCCTACGCCGCCTAGACCTGCGCTCCTGCCGCCAGCTCTCACCTGAAGCTTGTGCCCGGCTGGCAGCCGCCGGGCCCCCAGGCCCCTTCCGCTGCCCAGAGGAAAAGCTCCTTCTCAAGGACAGCTAG
- the FBXL19 gene encoding F-box/LRR-repeat protein 19 isoform X3, whose amino-acid sequence MDGSGSPRKREAGPSALLTPPMSSSSRGPGAGARRRRTRCRRCRACVRTECGDCHFCRDMKKFGGPGRMKQSCLLRQCTAPVLPHTAVCLLCGEAGKEDTVEGEEEKFGLSLMECTICNEIVHPGCLKMGKAEGVINAEIPNCWECPRCTQEGRTSKDSGEGPGRRRADNGEEGASLGSGWKLTEEPPLPPPPPRRKGPLPAGPPPEDVPGPPKRKEREAGNEPPTPRKKKPKPPLASAEGPAVPSPSPQREKLERFKRMCQLLERVPDTSSSSSDSDSDSDSSGTSLSEDEAPSEARNGRRPARGSSGEKENRGGRRAVRPGSGGPLLSWPLGPAPPPRPPQLERHVVRPPPRSPEPDTLPLAAGSDHPLPRAAWLRVFQHLGPRDLCICMRVCRTWSRWCYDKRLWPRMDLSRRKSLTPPMLSGVVRRQPRALDLSWTGVSKKQLMWLLNRLQGLQELVLSGCSWLSVSALGSAPLPALRLLDLRWIEDVKDSQLRELLLPPTDTKPGQTESRGRLQGVAELRLAGLELTDASLRLLLRHAPQLSALDLSHCAHVGDPSVHLLTAPTSPLRETLVHLNLAGCHRLTDHCLPLFRRCPRLRRLDLRSCRQLSPEACARLAAAGPPGPFRCPEEKLLLKDS is encoded by the exons ATGGATGGGTCTGGAAGTCCCCGAAAGAGGGAAGCTGGG CCCTCGGCGTTGCTGACGCCCCCAATGTCGTCGAGCagccgggggccgggggccggaGCGCGCCGACGCCGAACCCGCTGCCGCCGCTGCCGGGCCTGTGTGCGAACTGAGTGCGGGGACTGCCACTTTTGCCGAGACATGAAGAAGTTCGGGGGGCCCGGGCGCATGAAGCAGTCGTGCCTGCTCCGGCAGTGCACTGCC CCCGTGCTCCCACACACAGCTGTGTGCCTCTTGTGTGGGGAGGCTGGGAAGGAGGACACggtggagggagaggaggagaaatTTGGTTTGAGCCTCATGGAGTGTACAATCTGCAACGAGATCGTCCACCCTGGCTGCCTGAAG aTGGGGAAGGCTGAGGGTGTCATCAATGCAGAGATCCCCAACTGTTGGGAGTGCCCTCGTTGTACCCAGGAAGGCCGGACCAGCAAG gattctggagAGGGCCCGGGCCGCCGGAGGGCTGACAATGGCGAGGAGGGTGCCAGCCTGGGGAGTGGATGGAAGCTGACGGAGGAGCCGCCACTTCCACCACCCCCACCCAGGCGCAAGGGCCCCCTACCTGCTGGTCCCCCCCCAGAGGATGTGCCTGGGCCCCCCAAACGAaaggagagggaggcagggaacGAGCCCCCCACCCCAAGGAAAAAG AAACCAAAGCCGCCTTTGGCCTCTGCTGAGGGCCCAGCGGTGCCGTCCCCATCACCACAGAGAGAGAAGCTGGAGCGCTTCAAGCGGATGTGCCAGCTCCTGGAGCGGGTGCCCGATACCTCCTCATCCTCTTCAGACTCGGACTCAGACTCGGACTCATCAGGCACATCGCTGAGTGAGGATGAGGCCCCTAGCGAGGCCCGAAACGGGCGACGGCCCGCCCGGGGCAGCTCAGGAGAAAAGGAGAACCGTGGGGGGCGGAGGGCTGTGCGCCCTGGCAGCGGGGGGCCCCTGCTCAGCTGGCCACTTGGCCCTGCACCACCACCCCGGCCCCCACAGCTGGAACGGCATGTGGTACGGCCACCACCTCGAAGCCCTGAGCCTGACACACTGCCTTTGGCTGCTGGATCCGACCACCCTCTGCCCCGGGCCGCCTGGCTTCGTGTCTTCCAGCACCTCGGGCCCCGTGACCTGTGCATCTGCATGCGAGTCTGCCGGACTTGGAGCCGCTG GTGCTATGACAAGCGTCTGTGGCCTCGAATGGACCTGAGCAGGCGGAAGTCACTGACTCCGCCCATGCTCAGTGGTGTGGTTCGGCGCCAGCCCCGTGCCCTGGACCTCAGCTGGACAGGTGTCTCCAAGAAGCAGCTCATGTGGCTTCTGAACCGACTGCAAG GCCTGCAGGAGCTGGTGCTCTCTGGCTGCTCCTGGCTCTCCGTCTCTGCCCTGGGCTCAGCTCCACTGCCAGCCCTGAGGCTCCTGGACCTCCGCTGGATCGAGGATGTTAAAGACTCCCAGCTCCGCGAGCTGCTGCTGCCTCCAACCGACACCAAACCAG GCCAAACAGAGAGCCGTGGGCGGCTGCAGGGAGTGGCAGAGCTGCGCCTGGCAGGCCTGGAGCTGACTGATGCCTCCCTGCGGCTCCTGCTGCGCCATGCACCCCAGCTGAGTGCCCTGGACCTAAGCCACTGCGCCCATGTCGGGGACCCCAGTGTCCACCTCCTCACAGCCCCCACCTCCCCGCTCCGCGAGACCCTCGTGCACCTCAATCTCGCTG GTTGCCACCGCCTCACGGACCACTGCCTCCCGCTGTTCCGTCGCTGCCCACGCCTACGCCGCCTAGACCTGCGCTCCTGCCGCCAGCTCTCACCTGAAGCTTGTGCCCGGCTGGCAGCCGCCGGGCCCCCAGGCCCCTTCCGCTGCCCAGAGGAAAAGCTCCTTCTCAAGGACAGCTAG
- the FBXL19 gene encoding F-box/LRR-repeat protein 19 isoform X1, whose product MDGSGSPRKREAGPSALLTPPMSSSSRGPGAGARRRRTRCRRCRACVRTECGDCHFCRDMKKFGGPGRMKQSCLLRQCTAPVLPHTAVCLLCGEAGKEDTVEGEEEKFGLSLMECTICNEIVHPGCLKMGKAEGVINAEIPNCWECPRCTQEGRTSKDSGEGPGRRRADNGEEGASLGSGWKLTEEPPLPPPPPRRKGPLPAGPPPEDVPGPPKRKEREAGNEPPTPRKKVKGGRERHLKKVGGDACLLRGSDPGGPGLLPPRVLNPSQAFSSCHPGLPPENWEKPKPPLASAEGPAVPSPSPQREKLERFKRMCQLLERVPDTSSSSSDSDSDSDSSGTSLSEDEAPSEARNGRRPARGSSGEKENRGGRRAVRPGSGGPLLSWPLGPAPPPRPPQLERHVVRPPPRSPEPDTLPLAAGSDHPLPRAAWLRVFQHLGPRDLCICMRVCRTWSRWCYDKRLWPRMDLSRRKSLTPPMLSGVVRRQPRALDLSWTGVSKKQLMWLLNRLQGLQELVLSGCSWLSVSALGSAPLPALRLLDLRWIEDVKDSQLRELLLPPTDTKPGQTESRGRLQGVAELRLAGLELTDASLRLLLRHAPQLSALDLSHCAHVGDPSVHLLTAPTSPLRETLVHLNLAGCHRLTDHCLPLFRRCPRLRRLDLRSCRQLSPEACARLAAAGPPGPFRCPEEKLLLKDS is encoded by the exons ATGGATGGGTCTGGAAGTCCCCGAAAGAGGGAAGCTGGG CCCTCGGCGTTGCTGACGCCCCCAATGTCGTCGAGCagccgggggccgggggccggaGCGCGCCGACGCCGAACCCGCTGCCGCCGCTGCCGGGCCTGTGTGCGAACTGAGTGCGGGGACTGCCACTTTTGCCGAGACATGAAGAAGTTCGGGGGGCCCGGGCGCATGAAGCAGTCGTGCCTGCTCCGGCAGTGCACTGCC CCCGTGCTCCCACACACAGCTGTGTGCCTCTTGTGTGGGGAGGCTGGGAAGGAGGACACggtggagggagaggaggagaaatTTGGTTTGAGCCTCATGGAGTGTACAATCTGCAACGAGATCGTCCACCCTGGCTGCCTGAAG aTGGGGAAGGCTGAGGGTGTCATCAATGCAGAGATCCCCAACTGTTGGGAGTGCCCTCGTTGTACCCAGGAAGGCCGGACCAGCAAG gattctggagAGGGCCCGGGCCGCCGGAGGGCTGACAATGGCGAGGAGGGTGCCAGCCTGGGGAGTGGATGGAAGCTGACGGAGGAGCCGCCACTTCCACCACCCCCACCCAGGCGCAAGGGCCCCCTACCTGCTGGTCCCCCCCCAGAGGATGTGCCTGGGCCCCCCAAACGAaaggagagggaggcagggaacGAGCCCCCCACCCCAAGGAAAAAG GTGAaaggaggcagagagaggcaCCTGAAGAAGGTGGGTGGAGACGCCTGCCTTCTCCGAGGATCGGACCCAGGCGGCCCTGGCCTTCTGCCCCCCAGGGTTCTGAATCCGAGCCAGGCTTTCTCGTCTTGCCACCCTGGGCTCCCTCCCGAGAACTGGGAG AAACCAAAGCCGCCTTTGGCCTCTGCTGAGGGCCCAGCGGTGCCGTCCCCATCACCACAGAGAGAGAAGCTGGAGCGCTTCAAGCGGATGTGCCAGCTCCTGGAGCGGGTGCCCGATACCTCCTCATCCTCTTCAGACTCGGACTCAGACTCGGACTCATCAGGCACATCGCTGAGTGAGGATGAGGCCCCTAGCGAGGCCCGAAACGGGCGACGGCCCGCCCGGGGCAGCTCAGGAGAAAAGGAGAACCGTGGGGGGCGGAGGGCTGTGCGCCCTGGCAGCGGGGGGCCCCTGCTCAGCTGGCCACTTGGCCCTGCACCACCACCCCGGCCCCCACAGCTGGAACGGCATGTGGTACGGCCACCACCTCGAAGCCCTGAGCCTGACACACTGCCTTTGGCTGCTGGATCCGACCACCCTCTGCCCCGGGCCGCCTGGCTTCGTGTCTTCCAGCACCTCGGGCCCCGTGACCTGTGCATCTGCATGCGAGTCTGCCGGACTTGGAGCCGCTG GTGCTATGACAAGCGTCTGTGGCCTCGAATGGACCTGAGCAGGCGGAAGTCACTGACTCCGCCCATGCTCAGTGGTGTGGTTCGGCGCCAGCCCCGTGCCCTGGACCTCAGCTGGACAGGTGTCTCCAAGAAGCAGCTCATGTGGCTTCTGAACCGACTGCAAG GCCTGCAGGAGCTGGTGCTCTCTGGCTGCTCCTGGCTCTCCGTCTCTGCCCTGGGCTCAGCTCCACTGCCAGCCCTGAGGCTCCTGGACCTCCGCTGGATCGAGGATGTTAAAGACTCCCAGCTCCGCGAGCTGCTGCTGCCTCCAACCGACACCAAACCAG GCCAAACAGAGAGCCGTGGGCGGCTGCAGGGAGTGGCAGAGCTGCGCCTGGCAGGCCTGGAGCTGACTGATGCCTCCCTGCGGCTCCTGCTGCGCCATGCACCCCAGCTGAGTGCCCTGGACCTAAGCCACTGCGCCCATGTCGGGGACCCCAGTGTCCACCTCCTCACAGCCCCCACCTCCCCGCTCCGCGAGACCCTCGTGCACCTCAATCTCGCTG GTTGCCACCGCCTCACGGACCACTGCCTCCCGCTGTTCCGTCGCTGCCCACGCCTACGCCGCCTAGACCTGCGCTCCTGCCGCCAGCTCTCACCTGAAGCTTGTGCCCGGCTGGCAGCCGCCGGGCCCCCAGGCCCCTTCCGCTGCCCAGAGGAAAAGCTCCTTCTCAAGGACAGCTAG
- the FBXL19 gene encoding F-box/LRR-repeat protein 19 isoform X4 has product MSSSSRGPGAGARRRRTRCRRCRACVRTECGDCHFCRDMKKFGGPGRMKQSCLLRQCTAPVLPHTAVCLLCGEAGKEDTVEGEEEKFGLSLMECTICNEIVHPGCLKMGKAEGVINAEIPNCWECPRCTQEGRTSKDSGEGPGRRRADNGEEGASLGSGWKLTEEPPLPPPPPRRKGPLPAGPPPEDVPGPPKRKEREAGNEPPTPRKKVKGGRERHLKKVGGDACLLRGSDPGGPGLLPPRVLNPSQAFSSCHPGLPPENWEKPKPPLASAEGPAVPSPSPQREKLERFKRMCQLLERVPDTSSSSSDSDSDSDSSGTSLSEDEAPSEARNGRRPARGSSGEKENRGGRRAVRPGSGGPLLSWPLGPAPPPRPPQLERHVVRPPPRSPEPDTLPLAAGSDHPLPRAAWLRVFQHLGPRDLCICMRVCRTWSRWCYDKRLWPRMDLSRRKSLTPPMLSGVVRRQPRALDLSWTGVSKKQLMWLLNRLQGLQELVLSGCSWLSVSALGSAPLPALRLLDLRWIEDVKDSQLRELLLPPTDTKPGQTESRGRLQGVAELRLAGLELTDASLRLLLRHAPQLSALDLSHCAHVGDPSVHLLTAPTSPLRETLVHLNLAGCHRLTDHCLPLFRRCPRLRRLDLRSCRQLSPEACARLAAAGPPGPFRCPEEKLLLKDS; this is encoded by the exons ATGTCGTCGAGCagccgggggccgggggccggaGCGCGCCGACGCCGAACCCGCTGCCGCCGCTGCCGGGCCTGTGTGCGAACTGAGTGCGGGGACTGCCACTTTTGCCGAGACATGAAGAAGTTCGGGGGGCCCGGGCGCATGAAGCAGTCGTGCCTGCTCCGGCAGTGCACTGCC CCCGTGCTCCCACACACAGCTGTGTGCCTCTTGTGTGGGGAGGCTGGGAAGGAGGACACggtggagggagaggaggagaaatTTGGTTTGAGCCTCATGGAGTGTACAATCTGCAACGAGATCGTCCACCCTGGCTGCCTGAAG aTGGGGAAGGCTGAGGGTGTCATCAATGCAGAGATCCCCAACTGTTGGGAGTGCCCTCGTTGTACCCAGGAAGGCCGGACCAGCAAG gattctggagAGGGCCCGGGCCGCCGGAGGGCTGACAATGGCGAGGAGGGTGCCAGCCTGGGGAGTGGATGGAAGCTGACGGAGGAGCCGCCACTTCCACCACCCCCACCCAGGCGCAAGGGCCCCCTACCTGCTGGTCCCCCCCCAGAGGATGTGCCTGGGCCCCCCAAACGAaaggagagggaggcagggaacGAGCCCCCCACCCCAAGGAAAAAG GTGAaaggaggcagagagaggcaCCTGAAGAAGGTGGGTGGAGACGCCTGCCTTCTCCGAGGATCGGACCCAGGCGGCCCTGGCCTTCTGCCCCCCAGGGTTCTGAATCCGAGCCAGGCTTTCTCGTCTTGCCACCCTGGGCTCCCTCCCGAGAACTGGGAG AAACCAAAGCCGCCTTTGGCCTCTGCTGAGGGCCCAGCGGTGCCGTCCCCATCACCACAGAGAGAGAAGCTGGAGCGCTTCAAGCGGATGTGCCAGCTCCTGGAGCGGGTGCCCGATACCTCCTCATCCTCTTCAGACTCGGACTCAGACTCGGACTCATCAGGCACATCGCTGAGTGAGGATGAGGCCCCTAGCGAGGCCCGAAACGGGCGACGGCCCGCCCGGGGCAGCTCAGGAGAAAAGGAGAACCGTGGGGGGCGGAGGGCTGTGCGCCCTGGCAGCGGGGGGCCCCTGCTCAGCTGGCCACTTGGCCCTGCACCACCACCCCGGCCCCCACAGCTGGAACGGCATGTGGTACGGCCACCACCTCGAAGCCCTGAGCCTGACACACTGCCTTTGGCTGCTGGATCCGACCACCCTCTGCCCCGGGCCGCCTGGCTTCGTGTCTTCCAGCACCTCGGGCCCCGTGACCTGTGCATCTGCATGCGAGTCTGCCGGACTTGGAGCCGCTG GTGCTATGACAAGCGTCTGTGGCCTCGAATGGACCTGAGCAGGCGGAAGTCACTGACTCCGCCCATGCTCAGTGGTGTGGTTCGGCGCCAGCCCCGTGCCCTGGACCTCAGCTGGACAGGTGTCTCCAAGAAGCAGCTCATGTGGCTTCTGAACCGACTGCAAG GCCTGCAGGAGCTGGTGCTCTCTGGCTGCTCCTGGCTCTCCGTCTCTGCCCTGGGCTCAGCTCCACTGCCAGCCCTGAGGCTCCTGGACCTCCGCTGGATCGAGGATGTTAAAGACTCCCAGCTCCGCGAGCTGCTGCTGCCTCCAACCGACACCAAACCAG GCCAAACAGAGAGCCGTGGGCGGCTGCAGGGAGTGGCAGAGCTGCGCCTGGCAGGCCTGGAGCTGACTGATGCCTCCCTGCGGCTCCTGCTGCGCCATGCACCCCAGCTGAGTGCCCTGGACCTAAGCCACTGCGCCCATGTCGGGGACCCCAGTGTCCACCTCCTCACAGCCCCCACCTCCCCGCTCCGCGAGACCCTCGTGCACCTCAATCTCGCTG GTTGCCACCGCCTCACGGACCACTGCCTCCCGCTGTTCCGTCGCTGCCCACGCCTACGCCGCCTAGACCTGCGCTCCTGCCGCCAGCTCTCACCTGAAGCTTGTGCCCGGCTGGCAGCCGCCGGGCCCCCAGGCCCCTTCCGCTGCCCAGAGGAAAAGCTCCTTCTCAAGGACAGCTAG
- the FBXL19 gene encoding F-box/LRR-repeat protein 19 isoform X2: MDGSGSPRKREAGPSALLTPPMSSSSRGPGAGARRRRTRCRRCRACVRTECGDCHFCRDMKKFGGPGRMKQSCLLRQCTAPVLPHTAVCLLCGEAGKEDTVEGEEEKFGLSLMECTICNEIVHPGCLKMGKAEGVINAEIPNCWECPRCTQEGRTSKDSGEGPGRRRADNGEEGASLGSGWKLTEEPPLPPPPPRRKGPLPAGPPPEDVPGPPKRKEREAGNEPPTPRKKVKGGRERHLKKKPKPPLASAEGPAVPSPSPQREKLERFKRMCQLLERVPDTSSSSSDSDSDSDSSGTSLSEDEAPSEARNGRRPARGSSGEKENRGGRRAVRPGSGGPLLSWPLGPAPPPRPPQLERHVVRPPPRSPEPDTLPLAAGSDHPLPRAAWLRVFQHLGPRDLCICMRVCRTWSRWCYDKRLWPRMDLSRRKSLTPPMLSGVVRRQPRALDLSWTGVSKKQLMWLLNRLQGLQELVLSGCSWLSVSALGSAPLPALRLLDLRWIEDVKDSQLRELLLPPTDTKPGQTESRGRLQGVAELRLAGLELTDASLRLLLRHAPQLSALDLSHCAHVGDPSVHLLTAPTSPLRETLVHLNLAGCHRLTDHCLPLFRRCPRLRRLDLRSCRQLSPEACARLAAAGPPGPFRCPEEKLLLKDS, translated from the exons ATGGATGGGTCTGGAAGTCCCCGAAAGAGGGAAGCTGGG CCCTCGGCGTTGCTGACGCCCCCAATGTCGTCGAGCagccgggggccgggggccggaGCGCGCCGACGCCGAACCCGCTGCCGCCGCTGCCGGGCCTGTGTGCGAACTGAGTGCGGGGACTGCCACTTTTGCCGAGACATGAAGAAGTTCGGGGGGCCCGGGCGCATGAAGCAGTCGTGCCTGCTCCGGCAGTGCACTGCC CCCGTGCTCCCACACACAGCTGTGTGCCTCTTGTGTGGGGAGGCTGGGAAGGAGGACACggtggagggagaggaggagaaatTTGGTTTGAGCCTCATGGAGTGTACAATCTGCAACGAGATCGTCCACCCTGGCTGCCTGAAG aTGGGGAAGGCTGAGGGTGTCATCAATGCAGAGATCCCCAACTGTTGGGAGTGCCCTCGTTGTACCCAGGAAGGCCGGACCAGCAAG gattctggagAGGGCCCGGGCCGCCGGAGGGCTGACAATGGCGAGGAGGGTGCCAGCCTGGGGAGTGGATGGAAGCTGACGGAGGAGCCGCCACTTCCACCACCCCCACCCAGGCGCAAGGGCCCCCTACCTGCTGGTCCCCCCCCAGAGGATGTGCCTGGGCCCCCCAAACGAaaggagagggaggcagggaacGAGCCCCCCACCCCAAGGAAAAAG GTGAaaggaggcagagagaggcaCCTGAAGAAG AAACCAAAGCCGCCTTTGGCCTCTGCTGAGGGCCCAGCGGTGCCGTCCCCATCACCACAGAGAGAGAAGCTGGAGCGCTTCAAGCGGATGTGCCAGCTCCTGGAGCGGGTGCCCGATACCTCCTCATCCTCTTCAGACTCGGACTCAGACTCGGACTCATCAGGCACATCGCTGAGTGAGGATGAGGCCCCTAGCGAGGCCCGAAACGGGCGACGGCCCGCCCGGGGCAGCTCAGGAGAAAAGGAGAACCGTGGGGGGCGGAGGGCTGTGCGCCCTGGCAGCGGGGGGCCCCTGCTCAGCTGGCCACTTGGCCCTGCACCACCACCCCGGCCCCCACAGCTGGAACGGCATGTGGTACGGCCACCACCTCGAAGCCCTGAGCCTGACACACTGCCTTTGGCTGCTGGATCCGACCACCCTCTGCCCCGGGCCGCCTGGCTTCGTGTCTTCCAGCACCTCGGGCCCCGTGACCTGTGCATCTGCATGCGAGTCTGCCGGACTTGGAGCCGCTG GTGCTATGACAAGCGTCTGTGGCCTCGAATGGACCTGAGCAGGCGGAAGTCACTGACTCCGCCCATGCTCAGTGGTGTGGTTCGGCGCCAGCCCCGTGCCCTGGACCTCAGCTGGACAGGTGTCTCCAAGAAGCAGCTCATGTGGCTTCTGAACCGACTGCAAG GCCTGCAGGAGCTGGTGCTCTCTGGCTGCTCCTGGCTCTCCGTCTCTGCCCTGGGCTCAGCTCCACTGCCAGCCCTGAGGCTCCTGGACCTCCGCTGGATCGAGGATGTTAAAGACTCCCAGCTCCGCGAGCTGCTGCTGCCTCCAACCGACACCAAACCAG GCCAAACAGAGAGCCGTGGGCGGCTGCAGGGAGTGGCAGAGCTGCGCCTGGCAGGCCTGGAGCTGACTGATGCCTCCCTGCGGCTCCTGCTGCGCCATGCACCCCAGCTGAGTGCCCTGGACCTAAGCCACTGCGCCCATGTCGGGGACCCCAGTGTCCACCTCCTCACAGCCCCCACCTCCCCGCTCCGCGAGACCCTCGTGCACCTCAATCTCGCTG GTTGCCACCGCCTCACGGACCACTGCCTCCCGCTGTTCCGTCGCTGCCCACGCCTACGCCGCCTAGACCTGCGCTCCTGCCGCCAGCTCTCACCTGAAGCTTGTGCCCGGCTGGCAGCCGCCGGGCCCCCAGGCCCCTTCCGCTGCCCAGAGGAAAAGCTCCTTCTCAAGGACAGCTAG